The Limnospira fusiformis SAG 85.79 genomic interval CCCAGCTACCAGATATATGGTTTTGGGTTTACTCTGTACTATTATAGCAGTCCCACCCATATTTTTATGTGTTTGGGGAACTCGCGATCGCGTCGCCCAGGTACAGGCGGCCATGGGAGAAGTTGATGAACCTACATCTTTACCCCTCTCGGAACAGGTCAAAATTGCTTTTAGTACCCGTCCTTTTTTGTTTGTCATCGGCATTTATTTATGTTCTTGGTTGGCGGTACAACTGACGGCTGCAATTCTCCAATATTTTGTAGTCTATTGTATGGAACTTCCCGAAGTCTATTTTACTCAAGTGGCGATCGTCGTTCAGGGAACCGCTTTATTAACCTTATTTATGTGGAGTAAAATTAGTGAAAAATACGGCAGAAGAATTGTATATATCAGCGGCATGGGATTTTGGATAATTGCTCAATTATCTTTATTTTTTCTACAGCCAGGACAGTTGTTTTTGATGTATTTTCTCTGTTTTATTGCCGGATTGGGAGTATCTACCGCTTATCTGATTCCCTGGTCTATGATTACGGATGTTATTGATTATGATGAACTAAAAACCGGACAGCGCCGCGAGGGAATTTTCTATTCTTTTATGGTTCTCCTGCAAAAAATTGGTTTGGCTTTGGGTATTTTTATGGTAGGTAAAACTTTGGATTGGGCGGGTTTTATTGAATCCGTAGCTGGTCAACCTATACCAACTCAACCCGAATCAGTATTATTGGCAATTCGATTGGCGATCGGACCTCTACCTATGATCTTATCTATCGTGGGAATTATCCTTACCTATTTTTATCCAATTACCAGAGAATATCATCAAGAAATCTTACTGAAATTATATCAGTCTAATATTAATGAATAATTAATAATGAATAATTAATAATGAATAATTAATAATTGTAGGGGCGGGTTCTACTGCTTCCTAGGCTCCCAACCAGAAGATGAAGAAACCCGCCCTCTGGGGTTCTACTGCTTCCTAGGCTCCCAACCAGAAGATGAAGAAACCCGCCCTCTGGGGTTCTACTGCTTCCTAGGCTCCCAACCAGAAGATGAAGAAACCCGCCCTCTGGGGTTCTACTGCTTCCTAGGCT includes:
- a CDS encoding MFS transporter, whose amino-acid sequence is MSHSSSFESSSASPTIPKMKFSTKLAFGVGDLGTAMTANIFAFFLLFFLTTVAGLPAGMAASVPMVGKIWDAVNDPIIGVLSDRTKHPWGRRYPWMIFAAVPFGIFFFLMWIVPSTNTQTLFWYYVIIAIGFHTAYTAVNLPYATLTPELTRDYNERTSLNGFRFSFSLGGSILSLVLAFVIFDAIEDPATRYMVLGLLCTIIAVPPIFLCVWGTRDRVAQVQAAMGEVDEPTSLPLSEQVKIAFSTRPFLFVIGIYLCSWLAVQLTAAILQYFVVYCMELPEVYFTQVAIVVQGTALLTLFMWSKISEKYGRRIVYISGMGFWIIAQLSLFFLQPGQLFLMYFLCFIAGLGVSTAYLIPWSMITDVIDYDELKTGQRREGIFYSFMVLLQKIGLALGIFMVGKTLDWAGFIESVAGQPIPTQPESVLLAIRLAIGPLPMILSIVGIILTYFYPITREYHQEILLKLYQSNINE